The sequence CCAGTGGATATCCATCAGGGAGGGTTAGGGACACTCGTGGCAGCCTGTCTAGCAGCCTGGGCTCTCTGAAAGTCCCTAACTTCCTGAGGGGTACGCAAATACTGTTCTATTTCACTATCAGAAATGTTCTCATCTCCAGTGACAGTGGAGACAGGGGGTACAGGGCAGATCCGCTTCGGGGACTTCAACATGCAGGGTGGCAAGAGAAGGGCAGGACTGGCTGGCCGCTTCCCCTGGGGTAAACCTAAGGAATTATTTCCCAcctccccttctccctgcccctgtccccaccccGGTGGCTCCTTCTCTCGGGTCTCCACTTCTGCTGTCCCATCCCGAAAGGCCGAGCGGACCAGTGACTGGCGGTGCTGGAGAAGGTCACCGATGTGCTTCACCACAGACCGTTTGTCAAGTCTCAGAACTCGTAACCAGGCCAGCTGCTCAGCCATCCGCAGCAGCACAGCCAGCAGCTCCTGCAGGCGGGAGGACGCGGGGTAGGGCAGGTCCACATTTGCCAATTTACAAAATCGGGCAAGGGAACATGAAAGCCGATCTGCAGGCTGCAGCGACTGCCAAGCCAGGAAAGTCGCAGCAGTGATGACGGGCAAGGGATGCCTCCCGGTCACCAGCCACGTCTCATTTGCCAGCTCCACCAACTGCATTGTTCGAGACAGCATCTTCTCTTTGTCTTCCACGTATTTGGCTGGCACAGAAGGTGAAGCTTGGAACAGTTTGAAGCTGAAATAACCAAAATGAGGGTTGGATCTTAATGATATAGGGGCTGCTCTCCCACAGTGAGGAAAAGACAGCCCACTCAAGATGGGGAAGCTATTCTGCCCTCAGGAATACTCAAGCTCACTGGGCAGCAAGTTAATAAAGGTAGTGAGAG comes from Pan troglodytes isolate AG18354 chromosome 7, NHGRI_mPanTro3-v2.0_pri, whole genome shotgun sequence and encodes:
- the BRF2 gene encoding transcription factor IIIB 50 kDa subunit; translation: MPGRGRCPDCGSTELVEDSHYSQSQLVCSDCGCVVTEGVLTTTFSDEGNLREVTYSRSTGENEQVSRSQQRGLRRVRDLCRVLQLPPTFEDTAVAYYQQAYRHSGIRAARLQKKEVLVGCCVLITCRQHNWPLTMGAICTLLYADLDVFSSTYMQIVKLLGLDVPSLCLAELVKTYCSSFKLFQASPSVPAKYVEDKEKMLSRTMQLVELANETWLVTGRHPLPVITAATFLAWQSLQPADRLSCSLARFCKLANVDLPYPASSRLQELLAVLLRMAEQLAWLRVLRLDKRSVVKHIGDLLQHRQSLVRSAFRDGTAEVETREKEPPGWGQGQGEGEVGNNSLGLPQGKRPASPALLLPPCMLKSPKRICPVPPVSTVTGDENISDSEIEQYLRTPQEVRDFQRAQAARQAATSVPNPP